A single window of Zea mays cultivar B73 chromosome 10, Zm-B73-REFERENCE-NAM-5.0, whole genome shotgun sequence DNA harbors:
- the LOC100381550 gene encoding endoribonuclease Dicer homolog 4 isoform X3, with the protein MVIADSTNFKVQRYYGSGKHSRDHQAWEKEMGEYEVLVMTPQILLHNLRHCFIRMDLIALLIFDECHHAQAQKRHPYAQIMKEFYNNADKHPRVFGMTASPIIGKGGSNKLTYTKCINSLEELLNAKVCSVDNVELESVIASPKVEVYFYGPVGHSNLTTAYIKELGGYKFQSECMLRESVCNFNESLKKLKSLWRLHENLIFCLQEVGLFGALQAARTFLSSSSVSLDGKGADINDYANKAMSLLSRDILEGPDADSFDLETIEEPFFSKKFAVLINVLSRYRLEENMKCIVFVKRIIVARVVVQILQNLKCLDFWRCEFLVGCHSGLRNMSRDKMSSIIEKFSSGEVNLLVATSVGEEGLDIQTCCLVVRFDLPETVNSFIQSRGRARMSKSKYVFLLERGNHSQEKLLDDYITGEIIMDKEINLRTSNDMFNCLEENIYRVNDTGASISTACSVSLLHRYCDNLPRDIFFVPSPSFFFVDDVDGIVCKLILPPNAAFRQVNGQPCPSKDEAKRDACLKACIKLHELGALTDFLLPGQGSRKIKVSTTNNSESNKDDDESFREELYEMLIPAVLRPSRCKLDSSFKLHFYYIEFIPIPADRRYQMFGLFVINRLPEESEKLDVELHLARARIVKAGIKYLGKIEFNKEEMILAHNFQEMFLKVLLDRSEFTPSYILLGNDGALDMDSTFYLLLPIKQKFYGDNMIDWPAVKRCLSSPAFQDPMGLSLHDSYLPNESLKLLGGTYNKADVIGSLVYTPHTDLFFFVDAILDGTNAKSELNGATYAEHFKQRLHIKLSHPEQPLLKAKQLFCLRNLLHNRQLESTESEARELMEHFVELPPELCSLKIIGFSKDMGSSLSLLPSLMYRLENLLVAIELKDVMSSYFPEASQISASGILESLTTERCLERISLERLEVLGDAFLKYVVGRHNFISYEGLDEGQLTRRRSDIVSNSNLYELSIRRNLQVYIRDQHFEPTQFFALGRPCKVVCNPDREATLHPKNIDPDRRENCNLRCTKSHHWLHRKTIADVVESLLGVFIVECGFKAAFAFLHWIGIKVDFENSAFYRVLDASSTNLSLMNYMNISELEELIGYTFKRKGLLLQAFVHPSFNKHSGGCYQRMEFLGDAVLEYLMTSYLYSAYPDLKPGQLTDLKSLAVNNNSFAYVAVKKSIHRYLIKDSNYLTTAVNKFANYVNLSSSEKDLLEEPTCPKVLGDIVESCVGAVLLDSGFNLNHVWKLMLMLLKPILSFCGMHIDPMRELRETCQYNGFDLGLPEPTKYNGEFHVKVEVNINGKMISCTAANRNSKDARKVAAQETLSKLKNYGYKHKRKSLEEILRSTTKKESELIGYDEEPINVEDDIDMQMNNLLINGERTSIQSTAGDNKVDKNDANSGRNNKSNVVMQNGCLPRGATDKINQKEYHGDMVRKTARSFLYELCAANYWKPPEFELCNDEGPSHLRKFTCKVLIEITGTSVSLLECYSDPKLQKRAAQEHAAEGALWYLKHLGYLPRDENRF; encoded by the exons GTGGTTCTAACAAGCTTACCTACACTAAATGTATCAACAGTCTCGAGGAATTACTTAATGCAAAG GTTTGTTCAGTTGATAATGTAGAACTTGAAAGTGTGATTGCTTCTCCTAAGGTTGAAGTGTACTTTTATGGTCCAGTTGGTCACTCTAACTTGACTACAGCTTATATCAAAGAGCTTGGTGGCTATAAGTTTCAG TCTGAATGCATGTTAAGAGAGAGTGTATGCAATTTCAATGAGTCACTGAAGAAACTGAAGTCCTTATGGAGGTTGCATGAAAATTTGATTTTCTGTTTGCAAGAAGTTGGTCTCTTTGGAGCTCTCCAA GCTGCAAGGACTTTTCTCTCTTCCAGTAGTGTTAGTCTAGATGGAAAGGGGGCTGACATTAATGATTATGCAAACAAAGCAATGTCTCTTCTCAGCCGGGACATCTTAGAAG GTCCGGATGCTGATTCATTTGACTTAGAGACAATAGAAGAACCTTTCTTCTCAAAAAAATTTGCAGTTCTTATTAACGTTCTATCGAGATACAG GTTGGAGGAAAACATGAAGTGCATTGTTTTTGTGAAAAGAATCATTGTCGCAAGAGTAGTAGTTCAAATTCTCCAAAATCTGAAGTGCCTTGATTTTTGGAGATGTGAGTTTCTTGTGGGATGCCACTCGGGGTTAAGGAATATGTCAAGGGATAAGATGAGTTCTATCATTGAAAAGTTCTCTTCGGGTGAG GTAAACCTTTTGGTTGCTACTAGTGTAGGTGAGGAGGGACTTGATATTCAGACTTGCTGCCTTGTTGTGCGGTTTGATCTCCCTGAAACTGTTAATAGCTTTATCCAATCAAGGGGGCGTGCCCGGATGAGTAAATCGAAATATGTTTTTCTCTTGGAGAG GGGAAATCATTCTCAGGAGAAGTTACTTGATGATTATATTACTGGTGAAATCATTATGGATAAAGAGATTAACTTGAGAACATCAAATGATATGTTCAATTGCCTTGAGGAGAACATCTATCGAGTCAATGATACTGGTGCTTCCATTAGCACTGCTTGCAGTGTATCTCTATTACATCGCTACTGTGATAACCTTCCTAGAGATAT tTTTTTTGTTCCTTCCCCATCATTCTTCTTTGTTGATGACGTCGATGGAATAGTATGCAAATTAATTCTTCCACCAAATGCTGCTTTCCGTCAAGTGAATGGTCAACCCTGTCCATCGAAAGATGAAGCTAAGAGAGATGCATGCTTGAAAGCATGCATCAAACTTCATGAACTCGGTGCTTTGACAGATTTTCTTCTACCTGGCCAAGGCTCTAGAAAGATTAAGGTATCAACAACAAATAATTCAGAAAGCAACAAAGACGATG ATGAAAGTTTTAGGGAAGAGCTTTATGAGATGTTAATCCCTGCAGTTCTGAGACCTTCAAGATGCAAACTAGACTCCTCGTTTAAGTTGCATTTCTATTACATAGAATTTATTCCCATACCAGCAGATAGACGATATCAGATGTTTGGTCTTTTTGTGATCAATCGCCTTCCAGAGGAATCTGAAAAGTTGGATGTTGAATTGCATCTTGCTCGTGCGAGGATTGTGAAAGCAGGAATTAAATATTTGGGAAAGATTGAGTTTAACAAAGAAGAG ATGATACTCGCACACAATTTTCAAGAAATGTTTTTGAAAGTTCTCCTGGATAGATCTGAGTTCACACCATCTTATATTTTGTTGGGGAATGATGGTGCATTGGACATGGATTCAACATTTTACCTTTTACTTCCCATCAAGCAGAAATTCTATGGTGATAATATGATTGATTGGCCAGCAGTAAAGCGGTGTTTATCATCACCTGCATTTCAAGATCCAATGGGTTTGTCTCTGCATGATTCATATTTACCAAATGAGTCTTTGAAGCTTCTTGGTGGAACATACAACAAAGCTGATGTGATTGGCAGTTTGGTCTATACTCCCCACACCGACCTGTTTTTCTTCGTTGATGCCATTCTGGATGGAACAAATGCTAAAAGTGAGTTGAACGGTGCAACGTATGCAGAACATTTTAAACAAAG GTTACATATCAAGCTTTCCCATCCTGAGCAGCCGCTTTTGAAAGCTAAGCAACTCTTCTGTCTGCGTAATCTGCTTCATAACCGACAACTAGAGAGCACAG AATCTGAGGCTCGTGAATTGATGGAGCACTTTGTGGAGTTACCTCCAGAGCTATGCTCTTTGAAGATAATTGGGTTCTCAAAAGATATGGGCAGTTCTTTGTCCTTGCTACCATCTCTAATGTATCGCTTGGAGAATTTGTTGGTGGCTATTGAGTTGAAGGATGTCATGTCATCTTATTTCCCAGAGGCTTCTCAAATTAGTGCCTCGGGT ATCCTTGAATCATTGACTACTGAAAGGTGTTTAGAGAGGATCTCTTTGGAGCGATTAGAAGTCCTAGGTGATGCTTTCTTGAAGTATGTAGTTGGGCGTCATAACTTTATTTCATATGAGGGACTTGATGAAGGTCAGTTGACCAGGAGACGTTCTGATATAGTGAGTAATTCGAATTTGTATGAGTTATCAATTAGAAGAAATTTGCAG GTATACATACGGGATCAACACTTTGAACCTACACAGTTCTTTGCACTGGGAAGACCATGTAAAGTTGTTTGCAATCCTGACAGAGAAGCGACTTTACACCCAAAGAATATTGACCCAGATAGACGGGAAAACTGTAACTTGAGGTGTACAAAATCACATCATTGGTTGCATAGGAAGACAATTGCAGATGTTGTGGAGTCACTTCTTGGAGTTTTTATTGTTGAGTGCGGATTCAAAGCTGCATTTGCATTCCTTCATTGGATTGGGATAAAAGTTGATTTTGAAAATTCAGCTTTCTATAGAGTATTAGATGCAAGCTCCAccaatttgtctctcatgaattaCATGAACATTTCTGAGCTTGAAGAATTGATAGGCTACACCTTCAAGCGCAAGGGTCTTCTCCTACAAGCATTTGTACACCCTTCATTCAATAAGCATTCTGGAGGATGCTACCAG AGGATGGAGTTTCTTGGAGATGCTGTTTTGGAATATTTGATGACCTCATACCTCTACTCTGCTTACCCTGATCTCAAGCCTGGTCAACTAACAGATCTGAAATCATTAGCTGTCAATAACAATTCATTTGCTTATGTCGCCGTTAAGAAATCTATCCATAGGTATCTCATAAAGGATTCTAACTATCTTACGACAGCGGTAAATAAATTCGCGAATTATGTTAACCTTTCCAGTTCAGAGAAAGACTTGTTAGAAGAACCAACATGTCCAAAG GTTCTTGGTGATATTGTTGAATCTTGTGTTGGTGCTGTGCTTTTAGATTCTGGCTTCAACCTGAACCATGTTTGGAAGCTAATGCTAATGCTTCTTAAACCAATATTGAGCTTTTGTGGCATGCACATCGATCCTATGAGAGAACTCCGAGAAACTTGTCAATATAATGGTTTTGACTTGGGACTTCCCGAACCTACGAAGTACAATGGAGAGTTCCATGTCAAAGTAGAAGTTAACATAAACGGCAAGATGATAAGCTGTACTGCAGCAAACCGGAATTCAaaagatgctagaaaagtagctgcACAAGAAACACTTTCGAAACTGAAG AATTATGGGTACAAGCATAAAAGAAAGTCGCTGGAGGAAATTTTGCGTTCTACCACGAAAAAAGAATCGGAACTGATAGGCTATGATGAAGAACCAATCAATGTTGAGGATGACATTGACATGCAAATGAATAATCTACTGATAAATGGAGAAAGAACCTCCATTCAGAGTACAGCGGGAGATAACAAGGTTGACAAGAATGATGCTAATAGTGGAAGGAATAATAAGTCCAATGTGGTCATGCAGAATGGTTGCCTACCTAGAGGGGCAACTGATAAAATAAACCAAAAAGAATATCATG GTGATATGGTCCGCAAAACAGCAAGGTCATTCCTTTATGAATTATGTGCTGCAAACTATTGGAAACCTCCTGAATTTGAGTTATGCAACGATGAAGGACCAAGTCACCTTCGAAA GTTCACATGTAAGGTCCTTATTGAGATCACGGGAACTTCGGTGAGCCTTTTGGAGTGCTATAGTGATCCTAAGCTACAAAAGAGAGCCGCGCAGGAGCATGCGGCAGAGGGAGCTCTGTGGTACCTCAAGCACCTTGGATACCTACCAAGAGATGAAAATCGTTTCTAG
- the LOC100381550 gene encoding endoribonuclease Dicer homolog 4 isoform X2, protein MVIADSTNFKVQRYYGSGKHSRDHQAWEKEMGEYEVLVMTPQILLHNLRHCFIRMDLIALLIFDECHHAQAQKRHPYAQIMKEFYNNADKHPRVFGMTASPIIGKGGSNKLTYTKCINSLEELLNAKVCSVDNVELESVIASPKVEVYFYGPVGHSNLTTAYIKELGGYKFQLLMCFEQSECMLRESVCNFNESLKKLKSLWRLHENLIFCLQEVGLFGALQAARTFLSSSSVSLDGKGADINDYANKAMSLLSRDILEGPDADSFDLETIEEPFFSKKFAVLINVLSRYRLEENMKCIVFVKRIIVARVVVQILQNLKCLDFWRCEFLVGCHSGLRNMSRDKMSSIIEKFSSGEVNLLVATSVGEEGLDIQTCCLVVRFDLPETVNSFIQSRGRARMSKSKYVFLLERGNHSQEKLLDDYITGEIIMDKEINLRTSNDMFNCLEENIYRVNDTGASISTACSVSLLHRYCDNLPRDIFFVPSPSFFFVDDVDGIVCKLILPPNAAFRQVNGQPCPSKDEAKRDACLKACIKLHELGALTDFLLPGQGSRKIKVSTTNNSESNKDDDESFREELYEMLIPAVLRPSRCKLDSSFKLHFYYIEFIPIPADRRYQMFGLFVINRLPEESEKLDVELHLARARIVKAGIKYLGKIEFNKEEMILAHNFQEMFLKVLLDRSEFTPSYILLGNDGALDMDSTFYLLLPIKQKFYGDNMIDWPAVKRCLSSPAFQDPMGLSLHDSYLPNESLKLLGGTYNKADVIGSLVYTPHTDLFFFVDAILDGTNAKSELNGATYAEHFKQRLHIKLSHPEQPLLKAKQLFCLRNLLHNRQLESTESEARELMEHFVELPPELCSLKIIGFSKDMGSSLSLLPSLMYRLENLLVAIELKDVMSSYFPEASQISASGILESLTTERCLERISLERLEVLGDAFLKYVVGRHNFISYEGLDEGQLTRRRSDIVSNSNLYELSIRRNLQVYIRDQHFEPTQFFALGRPCKVVCNPDREATLHPKNIDPDRRENCNLRCTKSHHWLHRKTIADVVESLLGVFIVECGFKAAFAFLHWIGIKVDFENSAFYRVLDASSTNLSLMNYMNISELEELIGYTFKRKGLLLQAFVHPSFNKHSGGCYQRMEFLGDAVLEYLMTSYLYSAYPDLKPGQLTDLKSLAVNNNSFAYVAVKKSIHRYLIKDSNYLTTAVNKFANYVNLSSSEKDLLEEPTCPKVLGDIVESCVGAVLLDSGFNLNHVWKLMLMLLKPILSFCGMHIDPMRELRETCQYNGFDLGLPEPTKYNGEFHVKVEVNINGKMISCTAANRNSKDARKVAAQETLSKLKNYGYKHKRKSLEEILRSTTKKESELIGYDEEPINVEDDIDMQMNNLLINGERTSIQSTAGDNKVDKNDANSGRNNKSNVVMQNGCLPRGATDKINQKEYHGDMVRKTARSFLYELCAANYWKPPEFELCNDEGPSHLRKFTCKVLIEITGTSVSLLECYSDPKLQKRAAQEHAAEGALWYLKHLGYLPRDENRF, encoded by the exons GTGGTTCTAACAAGCTTACCTACACTAAATGTATCAACAGTCTCGAGGAATTACTTAATGCAAAG GTTTGTTCAGTTGATAATGTAGAACTTGAAAGTGTGATTGCTTCTCCTAAGGTTGAAGTGTACTTTTATGGTCCAGTTGGTCACTCTAACTTGACTACAGCTTATATCAAAGAGCTTGGTGGCTATAAGTTTCAG CTTCTAATGTGCTTTGAACAGTCTGAATGCATGTTAAGAGAGAGTGTATGCAATTTCAATGAGTCACTGAAGAAACTGAAGTCCTTATGGAGGTTGCATGAAAATTTGATTTTCTGTTTGCAAGAAGTTGGTCTCTTTGGAGCTCTCCAA GCTGCAAGGACTTTTCTCTCTTCCAGTAGTGTTAGTCTAGATGGAAAGGGGGCTGACATTAATGATTATGCAAACAAAGCAATGTCTCTTCTCAGCCGGGACATCTTAGAAG GTCCGGATGCTGATTCATTTGACTTAGAGACAATAGAAGAACCTTTCTTCTCAAAAAAATTTGCAGTTCTTATTAACGTTCTATCGAGATACAG GTTGGAGGAAAACATGAAGTGCATTGTTTTTGTGAAAAGAATCATTGTCGCAAGAGTAGTAGTTCAAATTCTCCAAAATCTGAAGTGCCTTGATTTTTGGAGATGTGAGTTTCTTGTGGGATGCCACTCGGGGTTAAGGAATATGTCAAGGGATAAGATGAGTTCTATCATTGAAAAGTTCTCTTCGGGTGAG GTAAACCTTTTGGTTGCTACTAGTGTAGGTGAGGAGGGACTTGATATTCAGACTTGCTGCCTTGTTGTGCGGTTTGATCTCCCTGAAACTGTTAATAGCTTTATCCAATCAAGGGGGCGTGCCCGGATGAGTAAATCGAAATATGTTTTTCTCTTGGAGAG GGGAAATCATTCTCAGGAGAAGTTACTTGATGATTATATTACTGGTGAAATCATTATGGATAAAGAGATTAACTTGAGAACATCAAATGATATGTTCAATTGCCTTGAGGAGAACATCTATCGAGTCAATGATACTGGTGCTTCCATTAGCACTGCTTGCAGTGTATCTCTATTACATCGCTACTGTGATAACCTTCCTAGAGATAT tTTTTTTGTTCCTTCCCCATCATTCTTCTTTGTTGATGACGTCGATGGAATAGTATGCAAATTAATTCTTCCACCAAATGCTGCTTTCCGTCAAGTGAATGGTCAACCCTGTCCATCGAAAGATGAAGCTAAGAGAGATGCATGCTTGAAAGCATGCATCAAACTTCATGAACTCGGTGCTTTGACAGATTTTCTTCTACCTGGCCAAGGCTCTAGAAAGATTAAGGTATCAACAACAAATAATTCAGAAAGCAACAAAGACGATG ATGAAAGTTTTAGGGAAGAGCTTTATGAGATGTTAATCCCTGCAGTTCTGAGACCTTCAAGATGCAAACTAGACTCCTCGTTTAAGTTGCATTTCTATTACATAGAATTTATTCCCATACCAGCAGATAGACGATATCAGATGTTTGGTCTTTTTGTGATCAATCGCCTTCCAGAGGAATCTGAAAAGTTGGATGTTGAATTGCATCTTGCTCGTGCGAGGATTGTGAAAGCAGGAATTAAATATTTGGGAAAGATTGAGTTTAACAAAGAAGAG ATGATACTCGCACACAATTTTCAAGAAATGTTTTTGAAAGTTCTCCTGGATAGATCTGAGTTCACACCATCTTATATTTTGTTGGGGAATGATGGTGCATTGGACATGGATTCAACATTTTACCTTTTACTTCCCATCAAGCAGAAATTCTATGGTGATAATATGATTGATTGGCCAGCAGTAAAGCGGTGTTTATCATCACCTGCATTTCAAGATCCAATGGGTTTGTCTCTGCATGATTCATATTTACCAAATGAGTCTTTGAAGCTTCTTGGTGGAACATACAACAAAGCTGATGTGATTGGCAGTTTGGTCTATACTCCCCACACCGACCTGTTTTTCTTCGTTGATGCCATTCTGGATGGAACAAATGCTAAAAGTGAGTTGAACGGTGCAACGTATGCAGAACATTTTAAACAAAG GTTACATATCAAGCTTTCCCATCCTGAGCAGCCGCTTTTGAAAGCTAAGCAACTCTTCTGTCTGCGTAATCTGCTTCATAACCGACAACTAGAGAGCACAG AATCTGAGGCTCGTGAATTGATGGAGCACTTTGTGGAGTTACCTCCAGAGCTATGCTCTTTGAAGATAATTGGGTTCTCAAAAGATATGGGCAGTTCTTTGTCCTTGCTACCATCTCTAATGTATCGCTTGGAGAATTTGTTGGTGGCTATTGAGTTGAAGGATGTCATGTCATCTTATTTCCCAGAGGCTTCTCAAATTAGTGCCTCGGGT ATCCTTGAATCATTGACTACTGAAAGGTGTTTAGAGAGGATCTCTTTGGAGCGATTAGAAGTCCTAGGTGATGCTTTCTTGAAGTATGTAGTTGGGCGTCATAACTTTATTTCATATGAGGGACTTGATGAAGGTCAGTTGACCAGGAGACGTTCTGATATAGTGAGTAATTCGAATTTGTATGAGTTATCAATTAGAAGAAATTTGCAG GTATACATACGGGATCAACACTTTGAACCTACACAGTTCTTTGCACTGGGAAGACCATGTAAAGTTGTTTGCAATCCTGACAGAGAAGCGACTTTACACCCAAAGAATATTGACCCAGATAGACGGGAAAACTGTAACTTGAGGTGTACAAAATCACATCATTGGTTGCATAGGAAGACAATTGCAGATGTTGTGGAGTCACTTCTTGGAGTTTTTATTGTTGAGTGCGGATTCAAAGCTGCATTTGCATTCCTTCATTGGATTGGGATAAAAGTTGATTTTGAAAATTCAGCTTTCTATAGAGTATTAGATGCAAGCTCCAccaatttgtctctcatgaattaCATGAACATTTCTGAGCTTGAAGAATTGATAGGCTACACCTTCAAGCGCAAGGGTCTTCTCCTACAAGCATTTGTACACCCTTCATTCAATAAGCATTCTGGAGGATGCTACCAG AGGATGGAGTTTCTTGGAGATGCTGTTTTGGAATATTTGATGACCTCATACCTCTACTCTGCTTACCCTGATCTCAAGCCTGGTCAACTAACAGATCTGAAATCATTAGCTGTCAATAACAATTCATTTGCTTATGTCGCCGTTAAGAAATCTATCCATAGGTATCTCATAAAGGATTCTAACTATCTTACGACAGCGGTAAATAAATTCGCGAATTATGTTAACCTTTCCAGTTCAGAGAAAGACTTGTTAGAAGAACCAACATGTCCAAAG GTTCTTGGTGATATTGTTGAATCTTGTGTTGGTGCTGTGCTTTTAGATTCTGGCTTCAACCTGAACCATGTTTGGAAGCTAATGCTAATGCTTCTTAAACCAATATTGAGCTTTTGTGGCATGCACATCGATCCTATGAGAGAACTCCGAGAAACTTGTCAATATAATGGTTTTGACTTGGGACTTCCCGAACCTACGAAGTACAATGGAGAGTTCCATGTCAAAGTAGAAGTTAACATAAACGGCAAGATGATAAGCTGTACTGCAGCAAACCGGAATTCAaaagatgctagaaaagtagctgcACAAGAAACACTTTCGAAACTGAAG AATTATGGGTACAAGCATAAAAGAAAGTCGCTGGAGGAAATTTTGCGTTCTACCACGAAAAAAGAATCGGAACTGATAGGCTATGATGAAGAACCAATCAATGTTGAGGATGACATTGACATGCAAATGAATAATCTACTGATAAATGGAGAAAGAACCTCCATTCAGAGTACAGCGGGAGATAACAAGGTTGACAAGAATGATGCTAATAGTGGAAGGAATAATAAGTCCAATGTGGTCATGCAGAATGGTTGCCTACCTAGAGGGGCAACTGATAAAATAAACCAAAAAGAATATCATG GTGATATGGTCCGCAAAACAGCAAGGTCATTCCTTTATGAATTATGTGCTGCAAACTATTGGAAACCTCCTGAATTTGAGTTATGCAACGATGAAGGACCAAGTCACCTTCGAAA GTTCACATGTAAGGTCCTTATTGAGATCACGGGAACTTCGGTGAGCCTTTTGGAGTGCTATAGTGATCCTAAGCTACAAAAGAGAGCCGCGCAGGAGCATGCGGCAGAGGGAGCTCTGTGGTACCTCAAGCACCTTGGATACCTACCAAGAGATGAAAATCGTTTCTAG